Proteins from a single region of Candidatus Omnitrophota bacterium:
- a CDS encoding stage 0 sporulation protein, which produces MQKNILVRLRDSGQIYSCNIQGLDLKEGDYVIVEHDRGLDYGQIVKPCDRHVPEESKEPLKKIIRVASDNDLKQIADNRNKAKEAFIACLKKIDEHKIDMKLVQAEYSFDRNKIIFYFTASGRVDFRELVKDLAKIFKARIELRQIGVRDEAKLFGGFGPCGRQLCCATFLKDFEPVSIKMAKEEGLPLNPPKISGICGRLMCCLNYEYETYKILSKGLPREGERIHTTQGKGKVISVNVFKRNALVELEDGTQIIMSYKEQQNEK; this is translated from the coding sequence ATGCAAAAAAACATACTCGTAAGATTAAGGGATTCGGGCCAGATCTATTCATGCAATATACAGGGCCTGGATTTAAAAGAAGGCGACTATGTAATAGTGGAGCATGACAGGGGCCTGGATTACGGCCAAATAGTTAAACCGTGCGACAGGCACGTTCCGGAAGAGTCTAAAGAGCCTTTAAAGAAGATTATCCGCGTTGCTTCCGACAATGATTTAAAACAAATAGCCGATAATAGGAATAAAGCGAAAGAGGCTTTCATAGCATGTTTAAAGAAGATTGATGAACATAAAATAGATATGAAGCTGGTCCAGGCAGAATATTCATTCGACCGTAACAAAATAATATTTTATTTTACAGCTTCAGGCCGTGTTGATTTCAGAGAATTAGTCAAGGACCTGGCCAAGATATTTAAGGCCAGGATTGAGCTTAGGCAGATCGGGGTCAGGGATGAAGCTAAGCTTTTCGGCGGCTTTGGCCCATGCGGCAGGCAGTTGTGTTGCGCAACATTCCTAAAGGATTTTGAGCCTGTGAGCATAAAGATGGCGAAAGAAGAAGGGCTGCCTCTTAACCCTCCTAAGATATCCGGTATCTGCGGAAGGCTTATGTGTTGTCTGAATTATGAGTACGAGACTTATAAAATACTCTCGAAGGGCCTGCCCCGCGAAGGGGAGCGTATACATACTACCCAGGGTAAAGGAAAGGTTATAAGCGTGAATGTATTTAAAAGGAACGCCTTGGTGGAGCTTGAGGACGGTACCCAGATTATTATGAGCTATAAGGAACAGCAGAATGAAAAATAA